TTATGACAGTTGGAACGAGGATGGAAGGGGCAAAGTTGGAAACAGAAGAGGTCCCATTGCGTGCTAAATGTCGTAATTGCAGTAAAGAGTTTAGTCCGCAAGAAGACGATTTGCTGATTATGACCTGCCCGTTTTGCGAGACAGAGTTTGGGCATGAAATAATTTCCGGGAAGGAGTTATACATAGAAGAGATCGAAGCAGAGTAGTAAAATTTAAAAAATTAAAGGAGAAAAATATGCAAATCCCTGTTG
This genomic stretch from Desulfovulcanus ferrireducens harbors:
- the hypA gene encoding hydrogenase maturation nickel metallochaperone HypA; this translates as MHEMSIAQSLVDIIKEEMDKHNVTKLIKVKVKYGQISAIVPEALETAFQVMTVGTRMEGAKLETEEVPLRAKCRNCSKEFSPQEDDLLIMTCPFCETEFGHEIISGKELYIEEIEAE